TCGTAATTCATCCAACGCCCAGGTGAACAAGCTGACTCTGACCAGCGACGAGTCGGCTCTGATCGAGGACGGGCCTCAGAACGACAGCTTTGAGGAGGGCGGCGCTCTCAACAGAGCTGTGGACAATGAGAAGGACGGCGTCACCTACTCCTACTCTTTCTTCCACTTCATGCTGTTCCTGGCATCACTCTACATCATGATGACTCTCACCAACTGGTACAGGTAGGCCTCACACTGCAGGCAGCTGACACACAGCGAGTCTGTTtgttcttattgtcaacaaatcagATGAAAGTActtcacacatcacacaggtTTTAGTCAGACAGAGTAGATCAGTGTGCTGATCAGTTATCAGATCATTGGCTGATACAGGACATCTGGAGGGAGCTCagagtagagctgctgctccttcacatcaaaaggagccagttgaTGTGGTTCAGGCACCTTGTTAGGATGCCTCCTGGGCGCTGGGCATGTCCAACTGGGAAGAGAACCCGGGGTGGACCCAGAATTCACTGGAGGGATTTtatatcccatctggcctgggaatgcATTtggatcccccaggaggagctggaaaatgtcgctggagagagggatgtcAGGAATACCTTGGTTatcctgctgcagcagtgacCTGACACTGACTAAGTGGAGGAAGACAGATGGATGACTATTACAGTTTTAGAAGAGTGATCTAATATTTAATAGTCCACATTTAATCCTCTTACTTTGTTGTACTTTTGATGTGGCAGTCTTCATTTCTATCAGGTTTCTATGTATAACTTCTTCTGTTTACTTTTGATTTAATAAATGTAGGTGGTGGAGGGCAGACACGTCTCTATAGGGTTAATAGCAGGTCACTGTTCTAAGAGAAGCACATAGAAGAGTGTAAGACTACAGCTCGGCCTCCTGGTCTCAGCTCTGGCTTGTCATGGCCTTGGCTTTCTAAGAAACTCAGTCAGATTTCTACATATTAGAACAGCTCCATCCAGTCTCTTCTAATCATACCAGCGACCAGATTCACAAATGATGcgtacacacaaaaaccatgcGTACATCATTTCTCGCACACAAAATGGTATTTATAAACACCTGGTTTTCCAAAGTGACCCAAGTTACAGTGAAAATCCAAAATAAGAGACACgtaatttttacataaaataaaataagcgacttcacagagcttcattcattaagttttaccatttacacagcaataacaatTTTACAGTTAATAAtcagaaataattgtgtttgtgctcattcATCATCGTTTAAtatccttattatttattgtgagtcattctgtAACTTTTTAGTAAATATTCAAGTAGTATCAATCACAGTGTCAGAGCCTCATTAAGACTCTCTGGTCCcaataaatgaagttcagagtaaaacaggacTTTAGTACAATCATTCTGATTGTACTAAAGTAAACATGCACGTTTTTCCCTCAGTTCCACAATTAGTGAAGTTGTTattcttcttgtctttcttgtCTGTGTCTGATGGTGGAGACTAAGGGAGTGTCTTCATCTAGTTATAGCtaattgtgggagtggaaatgaagctcgaatttctcaatgagtgaGATTTATGAAGCAAAACCATGTGTACACGCGGCTTTATAACTCTGAGGAAAAGAATGTGtgaatatttctggttttgtgcgTACAAAGagttttagtcatgaatctacacagagttttatgcatctgACCTCTGGTGTTCCACAGAAAGTCACTTATCTAGAGCTGGACACAGCCTGGATTTAACATTGACATATGGCTGTACATGTCATCACTGCTCAGGTTAGGCAAGAGGCCAGAAAAAACTACAGAACCCAACATCATCTTTGCATACGTGCACACTGATTCCACATTAATCTTAGTGACCTCCGATTGCTGTAATCACATGTGAATATTTATGATTTCCTGGAGAAGCCTCATACTTCACTGTGATTGGCTCAGCTGTTTCACAGCAATGAGACCACTGATGTGATTGGTCAAGAGTGAGTTTATTAATCACCACACCCTCTGATATGtattcattttcagtcagcCATTTTGCACTTTGCACTGCTGTACATACATGACCCAGAATTACAGGTGGAGATGTCCACAACCTTCCACTTTGTGCTTGTTGTGGCTCTTTCTTTCAGTTATTAAATACAACTTTTGAATATTGTAACTTATGTTTTTGGAATCCAGAGTGGTCGCAGCAGAGTATGACTCTGTCAGCTGATGTGTGTCTCCGTTGTGTGTTTCTCCTTGCAGCCCTGACTCCAACTATGAGGCCATGACCAGTAAGTGGCCGTCAGTGTGGGTGAAGATCTCATCCAGCTGGATCTGCATCGCCCTCTACGTGTGGACACTGGTGGCTCCGCTGGTCCTGGTCAACAGAGACTTTGACTGAAAcgcactcatacacacatttatgctcacacacacacattcatactcTGCTTCACCTGTGTTTTGTTTCGGCAAAGTCAGTTTAACAGTAGTTAGATAACCCTGCATCTGTTCCCGCTGTAAGGGGCGTGGCTGCACTCAGACTGGCTGGAATATTTCAGACTTGTTTGTGGCTGTGGCTTGTATGCACAGACTGCAGGGTAGACGGCTGGAGAGCCAGCAAGAATGATTGAATCTGTCCCGTCCCAGCTCTGACTGCAGCCTGGTCTCGTTCGGTGTATTGTCATTGTGAATCCTCAACAGCCTGTTGTAGTGCCGCCGCCGCCCCCCCCATGCTGTTGCCATTGTAGATATATCCTGTGTAATCCTTgtgaatgattttgtttttgttatataCAGAAAGCTGCATGCTTTTCCTTGAGAACTTGATGTGACATTCAGTAGCTGTATATGAAGCTTTTATGaggatgatgttgatgatgctTAAGTTACTGTGGCCACTGTGGGCAGCGACAGATGAACTTTGTGGTAATACACGTGGAAATGCTGTTACATGTAAAATAAGGGAGAAGCTGCTGGGAGATGGATTTGAGTTGTGTACAAACAGGAATCCAGCTGTGGCAGGAGAGCAGCTCATTGTAGTTCACTAACTGGTACCATCATCAGGCATGAGCATTGCTGTGTAGCATTGTTTGTGGTATTACAGTTATCTGCTGTCATGTGCTCTACCAGCTGTGTGTTCACCCTGCACACTCCTCAGCACATACACAACAAAAGCAGCTTCTGATTTGCATTGAATTTTGacttcaaatgtaaaaatgattgttTGAAAACTTGTAGTTATTTGGTAGTGTTTAGCCTTAGCATGTAGCTTCTCACAGACTTAGCAGAGATTGTGGTTATATATTTGTCTGATTTTCATCCCTGTGCTTTTATCCTATTATTTTTCTCCTGACATGTAAATTGTAACTCGTTTaataaaactgaggaaaaagaagccaagtgttttgtttcctgCCTCTGTAGCTGGGGCTGTGTTGTAAAGGCCACTGGACTTTCCTGAGGTTCTTGAAGACCACAGGCAATATGCAACATGTCTCATTAGAATTTATtaactttgtttcttttcttcatccAGAGGATCAATAGATTGTCTGGACTGGCACGTTGTGTCCTGACTGACATGGAGCCTCACAGTAGTGACTGGATGGTGTTCCAACATCCAGTGTGAGTGATGAGAAGCAATGACCCTCCAAACGAACATTGTAGCATCTGCTTTATTGTAACTGCAAGGGTTGCAAAAATGACAGAcaagtcatgtgacctgtgtgAACATGCACAGCAGCCTATAAAGAGCATCTGAGGTCTGAAGTGTGGCTCTGTGGAGACAGGGTGCAGGCACTTCTATATCAGTGAGGAGAGAAGCTTCCCTTCATCACATCAGGAAACTGAGGCTGTTACTGTGAGTTCAGCTCACACATCCTAGTTTTCTCCCAGTCCTGTCTCAGACTCTCACACTCACTGGACATGGAGCTGGGAGGAGATTCAGGGATTCAAGGAATAGGGCACTGCAAAAGAGCTGCTTTACAAACTTGATGAACTGGTGTTGGCTTTTATATGTCATTCTTGACAACTGGGACAATAGGTGTTGCTGCTGAGCATGTTGATAAAGGTGATTCAAACTGAGGATGTGAACTTTGCTATATATTACACTAAAACTGACCCAGATGTTCATGGTTTCCTGGGTAACAGCAAGTCTGAACATTTTATGTGCTCATTTCAACCTATCCACCTCAGTGTTGCCATCTGTTACTCACTGTTGAAACTGCTAATCGTTGCATCACATCAACATTTCTTTTGTGTACAGGTAAGGGACAAAACAACACTTGAGTTTGCCTCATGAACCTGGTTCAGAATTGACTAAGAGTTTTCAGTTATGTTTCTACAGAAATCAGAGCATGACAGAGTCAGTTCAGATCAGTGTTGTGTTCTCACATTGACACACAGAGCTTACTGTTTACAGCCTAACGTCACATCTCCCCTACACTATCTGTCCCAGCTCCTCACAATGATGCTTTCATTTACTGAATGTGACAAACTCACTTTGCTAAGTCAAAGAGAAGTGATCCCCAGCTGTCTGAAGAAATGTTGCTTTATGAAGTTTCTAAGCTGTGTGGACAGACATGAAGCAAAAGATAAACGAAACTCAGAATAAACAGATTTTCAGGTGTATATATACAGAGGTTCAGTGTGTTTGAGAATGTCTCCTCACTGATGTAGGAGCAGATGTGATGCACTGTTTCACTGATGAAGATATTGAGGAGCAAAGGCTAATGTCTTCTTCTGTCTATAGCCAGGACGGGAGAGATAAAGCTGTGTGGATTGGGTCATGTGATTACACCAGCCACAGTTTGTATCATTTTTACATCTGAGACCTTTGCATTGAAGAAAACATTCCTGAAGTCCTAAAGTAAAGTCCTCTTACCTGGTCTcactgtcagacatgtttgcCTGCTTCTGCTCAGGTGTCACTCTAAAGGCAGAACTACAGAGTCAGTGGTATTATTCATCAAGTGCAGTAAATATCAGTGTATGAATGGATAGAGGAGAGAGTCAGTGTTCTGGGGATCCAAGAACCTAGTAGAAGAGCATTTgattcacacccacttcacaTTGTGATTGGCCAGCTGTGCTGAGACAAGAAAGGAGCCAAAGGTTGAACTTAATTCTCAAGTGctcttttctcatttgttaCTCAACTATTTGTGGCactttgatgtgaaaaatgACTGTCTCCCTGAAAGGACCATcggaaaaaaagttatttacatTCCATCCTCAGTCTCAATTTAATctgtttcaccttgttgaatttCTCTTTATGATGTCACTATAACTGAATTCACCAGCAGGTATCAgcgtttcttctcatatcatattaatacTTGATTCATGGTTTTGACGATgtttataattaacaactcttcctctttcacatgaGCGAGCTcgtacctggacaggtaaaccaGAGTTAACTGAACCTGCTCCATAGTACAGGTTATCAGGACGGACAATGTTAGGCTCAGTTTAACCAGataactaaaagttatcctggttatgttgaacttgcttcataGCCCAGACCTCAGGTCTGATATAAGGTGGATGTAGGGTTACTGATGGTgcagtctgatgatgatgataggaGGTTTAGAGACATTTATTCTAATGGTCATTTATGATGGTAAAGGGTTAAAGGGTCATTAACCTGCCAGAGGTTGTTCcactattattattgtatttgatgaaaatgtttctggAACTCAATGCAAAGTCtgacatgtaaaaatgtgaacatggtacaaactgcagctgttctTCCAGCAGCCTGGTGCTTTCTTCATTTCTCTTACTGCTTCACAACACGCACCCTCAGGCCAGAGAGGTGAATGAATATTGACGCACACTGTCAGTATAATGTGGAGAATGATGGAATGCAGTCTGTGGTGAAGTTCCCTTGCTGCTCACACTCTGTCCAGCTGGGTGGAGTCGGCCTCCAGTCCAGCAGGACTCAGTTCACACAGATAGAAGAGCGTCTCCTCGCTGGCCTCGGCCTCTGTCAAAGGCTCCAGGCGGATCAGGGAGCTGCGTGCTGGCTGCTTCGACTCCAGGCTGGTGTCCAGCAGCTCCGAGGGTGGCTCAGTCTCCACAGAAGCACTGGAGCTGGAAGAGGGCTGGAGGTGGGTGTAAGAGGAGCTGCTGCTACCTGTGCCCAGATCCAGCTCTGGAGGGGGGGTACAGCCATCAAGGAAGGCCAGAAGGGGACAGGAGGTGTACTGGATCAACTGCTtatctgaacaaacacaaagacatagGAGGAAACTAATGCAGAGAACAACCACTATAATCAGCACGTCCCTAAAAGTATCACTTTGATTTATTGTCCCGACCTGCAGGGGAACTGTGGGACATAATATACACGGATGTGCGACTTTCTAAACTCTGTCTAACCAGCTTAGTTCACCACATTAAAAGGGTCCAAAGACTTTTATAAATGAGACATTTCAATTGAAAAATTtctacaaacatgttttcatgttatgtCTTATTGTAAGCATGTCTAAGTGTGGGCAGGAATTTTGAATGTCCTCCACTcacctgtgttttcttctgttctgcCTCTGTTTAGCTGTGTGCTGTTCTCTTTGGAGGACACACTTTcctaaaaacacatgaagaaatgACAACACTACATGagcacacaaaaaacaacagcctAGATTTTTATAAATATACTACTATTATTTCAGATCATGGATATGTGCACATTGTACTAATACTAATCTTAATGCTAGTATGAGGCAGCAGTTATAGAACAGTATAGTCTCTATGCTCCTATGGACTCCCATAGGCTTGTTTCATCCTGTGTGTTCTGTAATTATTCATTCTTGTTTCGTTTCCgtgtttccagctgctgtaATTTACCCTACATCCTGTCTCTATATTCACCTCTCATAGTGCAGCTGCACAAACTGCTCTCTGTGCTCTAAATCATGCTTCTACAAAAGCACTCACTGTCTGTGACTCTGAGGAACTAACAAATGATGATATGAACCTTGCAGATGATTCACAGtactgaaataaatgtgattaGATGTGTTGTGTTACGTCTGAGCAGGTACTGATCAGGTGTGTGCATGATGTCCTTTTACCTCTATGGAATCAAAGTCAATGCCAAACTGTTTCCCATAAAGCATGGCCTGGAAGTCTTCCAGACTGCAGTCAATACTGTCCAGATAGTCCATCAGCTCCACCCTGAACAAATGAACGTGAATTAGTTCATTTTTGGAACTGTGAACTTagttcaaaatgtttaaaaatgagctatgaacattttcatctgtataaactgaactttgaactagttctttttaagtgtgaactggcacaacactgctGAGGATATCGTCCCGGTTCCTAACAGCAGTCAGCGTACCATTAGCTatgacatggaggtctgtgtGACCCTCCAAGGATATGCCTCCCCAGACCATCAGTGACCCCCCTGCAGACTCTGTCACATctgctcagtgtgaacctgctctcaGCTGTGAAGAGAGCGGGGCGCCAATGGCCGACCTGCCAATTCTGCTGTTCTCTGGCAAATGCCAATTGAGCTGCAGGGTGCagggctgtgagcacaggtcccactagaggacATGGGGCCCTCATGTTTGgtcagtttggtcagaaacatgcacaccagtagtctgctggaggtcatgttgtagggctctggcagcgctcctcctgttcctcctcacaaAGGAGCAGAtaccggtcctgctgctgggttgatgcccttctacgACCTGTCCAGCTCTACGCCCCTGTCCACAGTTCATATTTGTATATTAAGACCATGGTCCATGTTCATCTTCAGCTCACTTCAGAAGAAAGATACAGCTAGAACCATGGTTACACAGTAAGCCTTTAAAAGATGGTTCTAATCAGAAAGACAATACGGACTGAGGAGCTGTTTTTAATATCATGAACTCTAGTTGAGGTTGGCACTTACTTGCCCAGCAAGTTGATGTTTTGTGATATTGCTCCGTTCTCGTTCAGTATGGAGTCCATCATCTTGACGGGATCCTCCAGACTCAGGCCGGAGGGTTTATTGAGCTGCAGGGCGCTGCTGGTTGACCCGCTGCTGTCTAGGCTGCCGCTCCTCTGGCTGTCGTCTGCCGccacctcctctgtctgtcgGATGTCATCTGTGCAGGTGGTGCTCACCTCCGTCTCAGCTGGCAGCACCGCACAGCTgtccagctccacctccacGATTTCCACATCACtgaggaaaatattttcaaacaacATGACATAAGACAGATACTGCTGACAACTAACTTCCTTTACAGTCAACTGATTCCAGGTTCTCTATAAAAGGACATTCACACAGCTTTACACATCTAATGGCCTACTTCTCcaagatgctttgtgaatgtCAGTTTCATGTAGTAAATGTCCTGAATCCACAGAGCAGACTATGTTCAGCCTTTCTCTAATGCACCTTCATACTACTGGATGTGCAAGTGTTCTCTTTTACGTTACTCGAAACTAAATGCACATCTAGAGCCTTTCTAACTACGAGTTTCAGCTGAGTTGACTAAATTAACATAATCAACTGACA
The window above is part of the Seriola aureovittata isolate HTS-2021-v1 ecotype China chromosome 19, ASM2101889v1, whole genome shotgun sequence genome. Proteins encoded here:
- the hsf2 gene encoding heat shock factor protein 2 isoform X3; this encodes MHIDTGIVKQERDGPVEFQHPYFKHGQDDLLENIKRKVSNARPEDSKIRQEDLTKILASVHSVHSKQENIDARLATLKRENESLWREISDLRQKHAHQQQLIKKLIQFIVTLVQNNRILNLKRKRPILMNSNGKKPKYIHQIYDDKVCVEQSSVNSLNGVKGSEISDDVIICDLTENDAEVTAEITEGSPRAYDQGDVEIVEVELDSCAVLPAETEVSTTCTDDIRQTEEVAADDSQRSGSLDSSGSTSSALQLNKPSGLSLEDPVKMMDSILNENGAISQNINLLGKVELMDYLDSIDCSLEDFQAMLYGKQFGIDFDSIEESVSSKENSTQLNRGRTEENTDKQLIQYTSCPLLAFLDGCTPPPELDLGTGSSSSSYTHLQPSSSSSASVETEPPSELLDTSLESKQPARSSLIRLEPLTEAEASEETLFYLCELSPAGLEADSTQLDRV